The DNA region AATGATAAATAGTAACAGTTACTTTGAAATGATGCACCTTGTTTTTCTATGCAAAGTCGATGAAAAGAAACATTTGGGATGACATTTTAATGCAtttgtttgtaaaataaaatagttaCACAGGAAAAAAACTCACGATAGTAAGGAAAAGTGGTGGGGTGTGGTACATTGCACTCCTAAATGGCACATGGCTAGTGATGGCCACCGCAAGTCATCTCACAATCATGAAGTGTGCCCCACATCatgttgtaaaaatgtaaagtgtGGAAAAACAAAACTAATTATCTACATAGAAATGTCATAGTTGTCAGTAATTTTTTGCTTCATCTGGAAATTACATATAAAGGCTCAGCACTTAAACTAAATATTTTACTTTTGATAATTATCGTGATTGCTAgacagttaaaaatttttggtaGTCAAAACAGGTAGTGTTACTTACTGTGTTGCTTGTGTTGTGgtctgaaaattttttgacCTTGTAATTTAACAATTTTGACGTAAATGAACTTGCCTTAGATGCGATTTTCTAACAGGCCTAAAGAACTTGGCAAGTGTATCTACACCTTTATTGCTTATGATTGTTTCTAATAATACGAAAACAAATGTGTaatgcaaaacaaaaaaagcacgACTAGCATTTAAATCTAATTTGTGCAAAAGTGTTTTACTGTGATTTTCATCATTAGGGTTAAATTTCTGTGTCTGTTTTCATTATGTATATgtaactttatttaaaaaacattaaaaaacataattatcacaCATTGTGTGTAACAATGAGTTTGGAAGAttcttttttgatatttgatatttttattatccGTTTTTTATCTTAGCAATAACAATGTGTATATTAAAATAAGTTGCACgacaaattttttaattatacacATTGAGATTGGTGTAACAGACGTATTTGCATGTACCTTTatcattgtattttttatttaaagcggccacctgttgtttgaaagtaatgaagataaaaaagaaagagaagaatattcaaatttaattctaacatttttcaatatttttaacagcaatTATATTCAACAGCATGTATAGTCACTAAACAGATTGTCTATAATGTCCTTTAGCAATTATCAAATTCTGCTATCTTCTACCAAATTTCGATGTATATGTTTACCAATCTACTGTAGTGTACATTGACTATTGTTTaacattattaaagtgtaaacaATATTTTGTTCGCCTTTGTGCTTTCATTCAAatccttttttgtattaatttttttgtctaacATAACCTGAACACTTTAAGAACTGCTtacatattttgttttcttcattCTCACCGAGTTTATACAGTCCAGCTTTTTCAGTGAGACTCCTTACCCTGACTGGTCTATCTGGCTGCGTGTGTGGTATAAGAAAAATACAAACCAAATTCCTATGTTTTGTGTTTTACTGCAACTCAGCAGTGCCGAGTTGGATGGGTGGTTTTACATACACAAAGTGGTAAACACTTACTTTTCTTTCACAATTCATGAcgctacaaacaaacaaaaaaaacaagttacatACTTGCAATAAAACAATGAAAACAAGCTTGTATATGAAATGACGTAAAACAAGTCTAAATTCACAAAGACTGATGCCAAACAGCCAATACATTATACACAAGAAATAACGCACacaacaaaaacatatttttactttaaaaacaaaaattccaaAGTTTTACTTTTCGCATACGTACCCACACAGCCCAGATACTTTATACactgataaacaaaaaaattatacaagttAAACtgcaatacaacaaaaaaatacaataaaaccCAGCATgtattaacaaaaataatatataataaataatttttttagtgcTTAAAAAATAACTGCAGAGAGTATGGAAACAAgtggaaaaaaaggaaaacgtACACCAAAACGGAAATCATTTGCTGAAAATGAAGGTTACGTGGTTCCTAAAAAGGTCAATGCCAACTCAAATGGAAGTAAAATCAGAAGATGTCAAAAAGCGACTTGTCCAAGCAAAAGTCTTAAGTGCTTTGCTGAAGCTGCTGTTAAGTGAGTTTTTAGAGTTAAAATTTTTAGTAGACTTAGTGTAGACTTGATTAAACTGAGATCAGACTCAATTTATGCAAAGTATCTTTTTAAGTTAGTTGCCAAAGCATAGATCAGAATCCTTTGTTCTCTCACACCCAAGGCAATGCACAAaaccttttttatcataaaagttTCTCTAATATgcagatttttcaaaaattcagGAAAACTAAAAACCTACCCAATTCTtgcaatgttatattttttgaaatctgATCTTAATTTGTAGTTGTGCAAGAACTGGTAACACATCAAGATGGTATCATATGTCAGACTTCGAACATTTTTGCAATGATTGCTTTGACTATTTTTACAGAACGTAAGTATAACTTTGTAGGTCACAAACTTTGTGTGAATTTCAACTAATAAATGTGTATGTATTTCTAGACACAAAGAGGGATATAAGCGATACGAACCTTGGAGAGCACACTGGAGTTCAAACTGTCGTAAAGAAGGCTCATTAAAGTTGTTCTTCGCTGAAGAGATAATGCCATTTTGGGTGCAATGTAACAAATGTGACAAATGGCGTGAGCTTGAGAATAATAAAATTGTAGTCAATAAGAAATTTTGTGAAACTTTTGTCTGTTCCAACGTAAGCACGCCTGTTTTCACTTTTTTGTAACTGTAATGATTTTGAAATTTCTTCACTGGTGGCAATGTTGATACTGCAATTtgtgttaattttgtttttcacattttcttcCTGTAAAATGATTTCCGTTCCTTTTTGAGCATCAAGATCACAATGTTTTAGTGGAAGACAATAGTGTCCTGTTGTGGTTACGAAGTCCTTTTTTTTCTTCCCAATAAAAGCCAAGTCACTAGTAAATCCAACTTCATACTGTGAGGCTTCATAGTACTACGACTGatcagtagtggtatttcatTCTCTAATATATCAACAGAGAATTTGTACTTGTTGCCGCCTAGAATAACTGGTATTATTAGATTTCTTGTAGCTTTTACTTTCTTTCCATCACCAAATCTATATATAGAATCAGATCCATTTCTCCCCAGCCATTGTCTTTGTACAGCCATAATCCAAGACACCTCTACCAAAGAGTTCTCCAACAAGACAATATTGCCTTTCGTCTGGAAAGGCTGCAAAAAGGGTGATATGGATCTCATTTagatcttgttttttttctgttggTCTACTATTCTGTGATCTGAAACCTCTTTGCTCTTGACTTTTTTTATTAGCAAAGTATTTTCTTGAGTTACATTCATGGCACCTCATGAGTTTCCCATCCTTATCAACAGGATTTATTCCTGAACGTGTGCTCCTTGACAAGCTGCCCTTGGTATCAGCATGTAGATTTCCGTACAAGCATTCCTGTTTCACAGGCAGAGCTTCCACATAGACAGCATCTTCTGCTGTATTCAGTTCTCTGAATATCTTTATGATTGTGCCCTTCATATTCATGTATTTGAGTTCTGCACGAGTTGTACAAGACAGTTTTTCATTGTCTTTAGACATAATCACAGCtgtgagaaaaaaataatgcCCGGACAGCAGCTTCTGGCAATGCCATATCATACTTGGATATCTTATTGTAGAGCTTCCCAAACTGTACaataaaatcaggaaatttgtCTCCACTACTACTCTTCTATAGAGccataaaactataaaaaaggaaaaaatgctTTTGTGCTTTTATCTTTcaaataattttgaatttagCTTGAATATAATCTTGTCCTGATCCAACTTCTGCTAGTGTCAGCACGCATACCGCCTCCTGTGCCCGACCAGTTAATAACAAGTATACAGCTGGaccttgctttttctttgatagtTCTGTAAACAAATCTGCCAGATCTCCAAATCATTCTTCCAACTGTTAGAGTCATTCTCTTTAAACGCTGGTGGAGCCTTTCAATGTTGTTGTTGCCATTGTTCACGAACTACTTCACCAATTGGTTTGCACACACACCTGCCAACAAATAGCCAACAAAAGGGAAAGTTATCACTCTTACCTTAAGGAACACATCCGAGTGTGTGCTGTCAATTGCTTTCTTTTAACACAAATTGCACCAACAATAATCATAAATACCAGGCCAGTTGATATTTGCCTATACCCTCTACTACCATGTTAATTGATTCTTACTTTAATGAGGTAACATGAAGGCTTCGCCAGTCTGAATACTATTGTATTGGttactgaaaaataaaaacataattaaCATAAATTGCAATATCAACATTTTTGATATGCTTATTGCCTTGTTCTCTGTGGAACAACCCGTGTGAGTGTAATTGGTAACAAGTGTGTACATAATGCAGACATTCAGAACACGGGACCCACATATCCAGTGTAAATATGTGGAGTACAATTACAAGTGCATAAAATAACTGCAATCTATGAAATTatagctttttctttttttgactttataGGTGGATGATCTTAATTGTGATACTGCTGAAGATGAGGTAGCTATTAGTTTGCTAACAAATCTTCGATAATACCACTTAATAATAGATGACTTTATATTAAAACGTTTTATTGACATGTTGTAAAAGCCGAGGCTAAGcctaaaattactatttcatttaTCAAATTACATAACAGATCTGCTTTAACATGTATTGTGTTCATATGAAGTGATTATTTTTCAGAGTAACACATGTAATAAAACTTATATTgacatgttattttttgttctttgtcTTCTTCAGGTGACAAAGCAAGTGAAAAATTATAAATGGATCCATTCAATAACGTGTTTACCATATTTAAAAGACAGTCCTGCTTgtccttttttaaaagatttttattatgatGGTATTGGATTAAGCCCGCCAAAGAATCCCTCTGAAGGTAACAAACATTGTTTTGCTTAAAacttaatgtattttttgagtACCAAGTTGTACtaataaaaagacttttttatcagtGTACGGagctttttgataaattttatgACGCTTTATCATTAGCACGAAAAACTAGTACAGACTTCTCTCACACACACACGAAAATTGGTTAAGATGTGTTATTGATAGGACCTGCAAAATGTCAGGTTATATAAGAGGTTGACTAATGCAGGCCTATTAATCAGAAAAATTCATGTGCATGACAAATCCAAATGcttcgataattttgtttgtCCAAGCAATCCTAAAATATagaagttgcaaaaaaaatttaaaaaagtgaaaCAACAAAATTCCTTTACCCCTGTACACTGCACAGGTTGCTCTTTTGGCATAGGGAACAAGTGTGGTACAAGTTCTACCAATGCTCATGCCTGGGAATTTCAATCCagatattaaaaaattgtaagTCAAGTCACTAATTTTGTGACTACTTGTGAAACAAACAATGTTTGTATGTAAATTAAATTACGGGAAGTTGAACTTTGGCTAATAATGACTTGTTAACAATAGATCATGAAAATCATTACCTAAAATAATATTCCGTTattgtcaaatatttttttattttacttagtttttttgtttttaaaagacgACCATACCTTCTTCTATTAATATACTGGCGCTTGCACTTCTCTAAGAAATGCAATGATAACCCACCCAGGAAATAATAATCATTTCGGTACTATTGTGAAGAAACTAACCAAGAAAAGCCTATTTAAAGCCTGTAAATCCTAGCTAATCCACAATACCTAGATAAACAATTATATAGACTATATATATTATCAACACAGCCACTTCATAGTGGTAACTGGATTACAGCTGATACCTGACCATGCAAACTTTCACTGATGTGGAGGTGAACACTGATAAAACACGGATAAGACAAGTCTACATAATTTAGCTAGCCAAACATTATTTCGAACCTGGAGAGCAGTTAATGACTTAACTATTATcccatttctcagaattgggctTGTCTTTGCATGTGCGAGAATGATTGCTCTACCCTTATTAACCGGCTTGTCGATGTAGCACACctaaaagcatatttaaaacAATTGTTACACATGTGTcaaaattttcctgaaaaagCCTTTAAGAATCTCTCAAACATGATTAGCTAAGAGGAGTGATATAAAATACAAGTTAAACAGTctgaacaaaagaaaaaaacaaacagtcaAAGTATACTACAGATTCTTATAAGTAACTTATGTTTTTggacgtttttatttttcttaaaaagtgcaaaaaggATTATAAaggaaatcttattttttaaggaaTTCCTTAGAAAAACTTACCTACAGCATCCCTTGGAAAGTAGGAATATATTTGGAAAGTAGGAACATCTTTACAATATCCTGAAGACAATAATAATAGAATATAAAATACTGTTTTTAGAGCCCAAACAAAAATTTACTGAAAATATGATACCCTTCTACAGTCCTGAAGATTCTGAGAAAGCACGGTGTATCTGTGCAGATGTTATGACAGGTGAAGAAAGAGAAGAATTCCCTCATCATATCAAGTAGGTTTGATGTAACCTCACTCTGGCTGTCATCAGTGACTGAcattatttccttttttatatattttttatatttttatatatcataTATTTTATACTTTGAAAAATAGGAAAACTAGGCTACATGTTAACTAGACTATATGGTAACCTAAATGTATTATATTTAGGCTAAATAGTTTAACCTTTATTTTAAGGAACAATGCGTTATCAAACCTTATAATTTTCATGGCCAATTTTCTATTTGATGAAATCCTTGATTTTACACacattatatttattttgagaGATGGCAATTTGTGTCTCACTAAAAGAAAGATATGTAGCGCAGACCTTTCAAACAAACTTATTTCGCCTTTAAGTTAATGCAGAAAAAAGGAGAACAGATTAATATGCAAATTTCATGCACCATTGCAAAACTCagcttttgtatatattttatatttttttcatttcagaGATGCTTCAATTTATCTCGGTTTACGGAATCTTGTTATGGCAATGTGGAGTATTAATCCAAAGGTTTGcaacaacttttttatttttcgattGATCattataaaacagaaaaaaatgagcTTCTGCTATTTATCTTGTGTAAACTAAAATCCTTACAGttgaataattatatatttcaTATGGCAAAAAAAACCTTTCGTCTAAATAGTTCATGAAAGTCCTTTTTCACCCATCTGATTCAATCATTTACTACAAACCTACAAAAGTTTAGAAGCAATCCATCTATTAACATATCTTATACTCGGATTGGGAACTTTAGACCACACTGTATAGGTTTTTTGTCATTACAAAATCATATTGTATAGGTTTTCTGTTATGTGGCGATTTTTATACTGCATCGTCATCAGTAAcacaatattttgtatatagtgtATAAAATGGCACCATTCTTATATTGAAATACACTAAGTaataagtttttcaaacttGGAAATAAAAATGTGAATCAATGCCTTAATCTGAAGAACTCAGTTCCGTAATGTTGGCCTTGACCTAAAAGATGATGTTAATGCCAGAAAATGTTGCATTTCAAGATTTAAGGTGTTTATACAATGACTTCAGAATTGGTATAAAAATTATCTGATAGCCTtacatgttatttttttattttagcaataTCTAACTTACAGGGCATGTTTGAATTATATGATCTGTAGAGGTCTTGCGAGGATAACACTGGCAGAAGAATTAAAAAAGATATTAGATTTCCTAACAATTAATGGTTACGTAAATTTTGGAATTCTTCCACGTGTTCCAAAGCCATTTAATTTAGATTATTGGAAGGTAAGTGTCTTCGAATAAAATACAGGAAGTCTGATTTGGCTGACCTGGATCTAGTTAAAAATTGATGTTAAAATACACTACTTGCTATTAAGCTACACACCAGTGGGAATTTCAAGATGTGTCTAAATTTTTGTTATATTGAGAAATTCTGTGATGTTCTTTGTTtccaacaaaaaatacaaaaaaaaaaatcacctaTCACAGATTGAGCAGCTTCCAGTATGGCAAGCGGCATGGAaagataattgttttttaaatttttttctgcaggGCTCTGTTGTTGTAATTGGTGCAGGCATAGCTGGTGTTGGTGCAGCGAGACAATTGCACAATGCTGGTTGCAAGGTATAAAGTCAATGTAAAGAAACATAGTTTCTATGGTCTAAGTTCCCCCCCCCCCTTGCACCCGAACAAATAGCATAGATcatagtgttttttttaaatgtgcaaTTTACAGACTCCTATTTATATGCTCTAAGTGCCCATGTGACCGAACAAATAGCATATATCTAAATCCAAGTACTCTATGACAAAAATTCGTTTGAAGCATTCAAATTTAAATCTTCTAAATGAATACACCTtaactgtattttttttttaactagaatcattttttattttaaggtaGCTTAATCAAATTATATATGGTATTCTTTCTTTAtgttttttgtcttgttttgttGCTACAGGTTACGATACTTGAAGCTTCTGATTGCTGTGGTGGGCGTATAAAAGACGACAATACTTTAGGAAGTTGTATTGGACTGGGTGCACAAATAATAACAGGATGTATAAATAATCCATTGTATGTCATGTGTGAGCAGGTAACATGTATATGTTTTAACAAGTTCATTTTCTGGTAAATACTTTGATGTGCTGTTGTTGGATGGCAAGAAGACTTCAGTTTTAAAAGAATTGAATATTCCACCCCTTTCGTTTAATACAGATAAATACCTGACTTTGAATGATTGACTTAATTCCTAGTTTTAAAAGAATGGAATATGCCAGCACTTTTGTTTGATACACAGAAATACGTAGaattattaaaatgtataaTGTGCGCCAAAAAACGAGTTTCTGCTTGCAAATATTCAAGCTTAATTTTCAAACATTATAGGTTTCGTTACCGTTGCGATATTTGGGAATGCGATGTGATTTAGTGGATAACCATGGATTTTTAGTTGACTCACCAGTAGATCAGGAAGTGGAATTTCGTTTTAATTTAATGCTAGACTCTTTAGAAGACTGGAAACAATCAATCGATAAAGGCAAACATGAGCTTTTTTCCCTATCAGGTATTTCTTTTTGGTCGTTGGGTATAACATTTTCTGTTATTTATATTTGAGTTCAGCAAGTAGAGATTATgaaatataataataacaagTATTGAATGCAAATGGAGTAATAAAGGCATGTTTACACTATCTAAGTTTTGACACTTTCTCTCTGCTTTTTCTTTAGAAGCTCTAGCAGAACAACAGAAAGAATTACAAAAAAGTTTGTGTAAAGAAATGTCAGAGGtaaatgtaaaatatttgttccaatgaaattattgaaattatttcgtACAAACTATAGGATAGTTGTGTTTCCACTTACTTACTACAGTGTCAACTTTAATTGTCGTT from Hydractinia symbiolongicarpus strain clone_291-10 chromosome 6, HSymV2.1, whole genome shotgun sequence includes:
- the LOC130647940 gene encoding lysine-specific histone demethylase 2-like — protein: METSGKKGKRTPKRKSFAENEGYVVPKKVNANSNGSKIRRCQKATCPSKSLKCFAEAAVNCARTGNTSRWYHMSDFEHFCNDCFDYFYRTHKEGYKRYEPWRAHWSSNCRKEGSLKLFFAEEIMPFWVQCNKCDKWRELENNKIVVNKKFCETFVCSNVDDLNCDTAEDEVTKQVKNYKWIHSITCLPYLKDSPACPFLKDFYYDGIGLSPPKNPSEEPKQKFTENMIPFYSPEDSEKARCICADVMTGEEREEFPHHIKDASIYLGLRNLVMAMWSINPKQYLTYRACLNYMICRGLARITLAEELKKILDFLTINGYVNFGILPRVPKPFNLDYWKGSVVVIGAGIAGVGAARQLHNAGCKVTILEASDCCGGRIKDDNTLGSCIGLGAQIITGCINNPLYVMCEQVSLPLRYLGMRCDLVDNHGFLVDSPVDQEVEFRFNLMLDSLEDWKQSIDKGKHELFSLSEALAEQQKELQKSLCKEMSEEENCLLQFHLGNLEYGCGSSLQYVSAVHWNQNEEFPQYSGAHAWAIDGFEKIVHEMIDGLDVKYSSQVVSVDSSGKKVVVKTKCGETYKADKVISALPLSIFQSRSIKFNPPIPTEKQNACDRLGAGLIEKIALKFKTPFWRSKIGEADYFGHVPESVKDRGLFSVFYDVSKGENYILMTVVAGEAVKVKAEMTDEQLVDKCIETLKKIFKPEGELKPVSYVISNWASEPSTKMAYSFVKVGSSGKDCDILATNMDEKIYFAGEATNRQFPQTVTGAYLSGLREAKNILRSGT